The sequence below is a genomic window from Romeriopsis navalis LEGE 11480.
TTTGACCCCGTCGTCTTTTTGATAGAGCGCCCAGAATAGGTCTTCGGAAGGATAAGGGATTCGGAGCTTGTCGGGGACTAGCTTTAATAAAATTCGGCAGTGGCGCAGGATGCCCATCGTTTTCAGTTTATGACTGACCAGTGATTTGACATGTGCGCCGCTAATCCATTTTTGTGGTTGTCCCCGATCGACTTCCCGAAAGCCGTATTGGCTGGCGAGGAGTGCGAGGTCGCTGGGTGAGAACCAGCGTAAGACGCTGGGCGGACTGTATTCATGCCAATTCGTCCCAAAGAATTTGGCCAGGCGACTTTCGCGATTCCAAGTTTCAATGAGCCAATACCCGCCGGGTTTTGTGGCTTGACTGGCGGTTTCTAATGCTTGGTTTAAGTTCCAGAAATGCGGAATCACCTGAACCATGTTGACTAAGTCGTAGGTATCGTTCGCCTCAACCTGCTCAAAGGAACCAGTGCGGATATCCAGTCCCAGACATTCGCGGCCATAGCTGGCCATGCGATCGTTGGGTTCCACCCCAGTACCTTGCCATCCCGATTGGACAAATCCCTGGAGCACAAAACCAGCGGCCGCACCGACATCTAGCATGCAGCCGGTGGGCATGTATTTGCTCAGTAACTTGGCATAACGGCGACCATGGGCGCGAATT
It includes:
- a CDS encoding class I SAM-dependent methyltransferase; the encoded protein is MTLLQSSQTHIPLEQMNCPICQAPTTRQFQKATFWIRGCTSCQHQFLETHTNAEHVDAVYGDEYFDGGGAGYPGYLAESGLIRAHGRRYAKLLSKYMPTGCMLDVGAAAGFVLQGFVQSGWQGTGVEPNDRMASYGRECLGLDIRTGSFEQVEANDTYDLVNMVQVIPHFWNLNQALETASQATKPGGYWLIETWNRESRLAKFFGTNWHEYSPPSVLRWFSPSDLALLASQYGFREVDRGQPQKWISGAHVKSLVSHKLKTMGILRHCRILLKLVPDKLRIPYPSEDLFWALYQKDDGVKLDSPHETRS